A genome region from Aquisalimonas asiatica includes the following:
- a CDS encoding PQQ-dependent sugar dehydrogenase, whose protein sequence is MAIVCRLRLVTLLAGVSFTAACVLGAASTAVAAEEPVGYEVDVVTDGLDSPWSLAFLPGEDVDRALVTEQSGRLLLVDLASGETRTVSGTPEVAAVGQGGLLDVALHPRFADGERWVYLTYSAANDAGSGYATHLGRGRLGDDGEALEAFEVLYVAEPFGSNTGHFGSRLLFDGDERLYMTTGDRRDLDSPQDLRSNWGKTLRFNADGSIPDDNPFVDDDDALDAIYTYGHRNSQGMALHPETGTVWQNEHGQQDGDEINRIDQPGGNYGWPIATYGVQYGSGTRIGDLPHERDDTVNPVYYWDGTRYDHNQSGFPPSGLAVYAGDAFPEWQGDLLMGTLRHRYLGRFEMDDGEVVNEYRLLADRGWRIRDVRVHPVSGEVYVLVDQSDAPLVRLRAAD, encoded by the coding sequence ATGGCCATTGTGTGCCGACTGCGACTGGTCACCCTGCTTGCCGGGGTCTCTTTCACCGCCGCCTGTGTGCTGGGGGCCGCCTCGACGGCGGTTGCGGCCGAGGAGCCGGTGGGCTACGAAGTGGACGTGGTGACCGACGGGCTCGACTCGCCGTGGTCTCTCGCGTTTCTCCCGGGTGAGGACGTTGACCGGGCGCTGGTGACGGAGCAGTCCGGGCGCCTGCTCCTGGTGGATCTCGCCTCCGGTGAGACGCGCACCGTCTCCGGCACCCCCGAGGTGGCTGCCGTGGGCCAGGGCGGACTGCTGGATGTGGCGCTGCACCCGCGGTTTGCCGACGGCGAGCGCTGGGTCTATCTCACGTACTCGGCAGCCAATGACGCCGGTAGCGGCTACGCCACGCATCTCGGCCGTGGTCGCCTGGGCGACGACGGCGAAGCGCTGGAGGCGTTCGAAGTGCTGTACGTGGCGGAGCCGTTCGGTAGCAACACCGGCCATTTCGGCTCCCGCCTCCTGTTCGACGGGGACGAGCGGCTCTACATGACCACCGGTGACCGGCGCGATCTCGACAGCCCGCAGGATCTCCGGAGCAACTGGGGCAAGACCCTGCGTTTCAATGCCGACGGCAGCATTCCCGACGACAACCCCTTTGTCGATGATGACGACGCCCTGGATGCCATCTACACCTACGGGCACCGTAACAGCCAGGGCATGGCGCTTCATCCGGAGACCGGAACGGTCTGGCAGAACGAGCACGGCCAGCAGGACGGGGACGAAATCAACCGCATCGATCAGCCCGGAGGCAATTACGGTTGGCCCATTGCGACGTACGGGGTGCAGTACGGTTCCGGAACCCGTATCGGTGATCTGCCCCACGAGCGGGACGACACCGTGAACCCCGTGTATTACTGGGATGGCACCCGGTATGACCATAACCAGTCCGGATTCCCGCCGTCCGGTCTTGCCGTCTACGCGGGCGATGCATTCCCCGAGTGGCAGGGTGATCTGCTCATGGGCACGCTCCGGCACCGGTACCTCGGGCGGTTCGAAATGGACGATGGCGAGGTGGTGAACGAGTATCGCCTGCTTGCCGATCGCGGCTGGCGGATTCGCGACGTCCGCGTGCATCCCGTCTCGGGCGAAGTCTACGTGCTGGTGGATCAGTCCGACGCGCCGCTGGTCCGCCTGCGCGCCGCCGACTGA
- a CDS encoding AMP-binding enzyme, with the protein MCPATDRLGAPLTRSACETLVRELVACELADQRGEAIGDMLAQLQPDAPLNGAPVRMDSLEFMAAAQAVNAFFRLHSVGTEDYLLRHRTIGDWVEVVLETVRQGADGIAFQSGGTTGTPKTQFQPWVHLSAELDQLASLVGGARRILLLVPCRHIYGCLWGPLLASRLQVPLLAGPRADAVAHGELRAGDLVIGFPERWQYLAGSIGAFPDGVAGVTSTAPCPESLWQELADIGLSRLLEIYGSSETGGIGWRDAAEHPFQLLAHWQPAGDTALTRQDGETVALPDHVVWEGSARLRPSGRRDHAVQIAGVNVIPETVRERMNQCPDIEDCAVRTRQTGRGQRLKAFVVARHDDAQARERIADWLHTHLSAAERPVALTYGEALPRNDMGKLADWP; encoded by the coding sequence ATGTGTCCTGCAACAGACCGCCTCGGGGCGCCGCTCACCCGGTCGGCCTGTGAAACGCTGGTCCGCGAGCTGGTTGCATGTGAGCTCGCGGACCAGCGCGGAGAGGCCATCGGGGACATGTTGGCGCAGCTCCAGCCCGACGCACCCCTGAACGGCGCGCCGGTGCGCATGGACTCCCTGGAGTTCATGGCCGCGGCGCAGGCCGTGAACGCCTTCTTCCGTCTCCACTCCGTCGGCACCGAGGACTACCTCCTTCGGCACCGGACCATCGGCGACTGGGTGGAGGTGGTTCTGGAGACGGTCCGTCAGGGGGCGGACGGCATCGCCTTCCAAAGCGGTGGGACGACCGGCACGCCAAAGACGCAGTTCCAGCCCTGGGTGCATCTGTCCGCAGAGCTTGATCAGCTTGCTTCGCTGGTCGGCGGCGCCCGGCGCATCCTGCTACTTGTGCCGTGCCGGCACATCTACGGGTGTCTCTGGGGGCCCTTACTGGCGTCTCGGCTGCAGGTTCCGCTGCTGGCCGGCCCGCGGGCAGACGCCGTGGCCCACGGGGAATTGCGTGCCGGTGATCTGGTGATCGGCTTTCCCGAGCGCTGGCAGTACCTGGCCGGGAGCATCGGTGCCTTCCCGGACGGCGTGGCGGGTGTGACGTCCACGGCTCCCTGCCCGGAGAGTCTCTGGCAGGAGCTTGCCGACATCGGCCTCTCGCGACTGCTCGAGATCTACGGCTCTTCGGAGACAGGCGGGATTGGCTGGCGGGATGCAGCCGAACACCCCTTTCAGCTGCTTGCCCACTGGCAACCGGCCGGCGATACCGCATTGACCCGTCAGGATGGTGAAACCGTGGCGCTCCCGGATCACGTGGTCTGGGAGGGGAGCGCCCGCCTTCGGCCTTCGGGACGCCGGGATCACGCCGTGCAGATCGCCGGGGTCAACGTGATTCCCGAGACGGTCCGTGAGCGGATGAATCAGTGTCCTGACATCGAGGACTGCGCCGTGCGTACGCGCCAGACCGGGCGTGGTCAGCGCCTCAAGGCGTTCGTCGTGGCCCGGCACGACGATGCGCAGGCCCGCGAGCGGATTGCCGACTGGCTGCATACGCACCTGAGCGCAGCGGAGCGACCCGTTGCCCTGACGTATGGCGAGGCGCTGCCGCGCAACGACATGGGCAAGCTTGCCGACTGGCCGTGA
- a CDS encoding VIT1/CCC1 transporter family protein encodes MSKELEHSHHPEAIRRRLAAPPSPSYLRDSILGGIDGCVTTIAVVASVAGAGLPGVVAFVLGLSSLVADGFSMAVSNYQAVKSDHDARARLRAQEDRHIRLDPGGEREEIRQIFRSKGFDGEVLEQIVETLTADERLWIDTMIREEHGLALQGPSPLKAGAATFAMFLLVGATPLLPFLIPLLQGQAYFLASAVAAAVALFGIGWAKGRVLGMARLRAGLETLLMGGGAAVVAFVIGVFLEPMLAELRL; translated from the coding sequence ATGAGCAAGGAGCTTGAGCACAGCCACCACCCGGAGGCGATCCGGCGGCGTCTCGCGGCGCCGCCGTCGCCGAGCTACCTGCGCGACTCGATTCTGGGCGGCATCGATGGCTGTGTGACCACCATTGCGGTGGTCGCGAGTGTTGCCGGAGCCGGGCTTCCCGGTGTTGTTGCCTTCGTGCTGGGGCTCTCCAGCCTGGTCGCGGACGGCTTCAGCATGGCGGTCAGCAACTACCAGGCGGTAAAGAGCGACCATGACGCCCGCGCCCGTCTGCGAGCGCAGGAAGACCGGCATATCCGGCTCGACCCGGGCGGAGAGCGGGAGGAAATCCGGCAGATCTTCCGCAGCAAAGGCTTCGACGGCGAGGTATTGGAGCAGATCGTGGAGACGCTGACGGCGGACGAACGACTCTGGATCGACACGATGATCCGGGAGGAGCACGGCCTCGCGCTGCAAGGGCCGTCACCGTTGAAGGCCGGGGCCGCCACCTTCGCCATGTTTCTTCTCGTGGGTGCGACGCCGTTGCTGCCCTTTCTGATACCGCTGCTACAAGGCCAGGCGTATTTCCTCGCCAGTGCCGTTGCAGCTGCCGTGGCGTTGTTCGGAATCGGGTGGGCAAAAGGGCGCGTGCTGGGAATGGCACGGCTCAGGGCGGGCCTGGAGACACTTCTCATGGGGGGAGGTGCCGCTGTGGTGGCCTTCGTCATCGGCGTGTTCCTGGAGCCCATGCTGGCCGAATTGCGTTTGTGA
- a CDS encoding DUF6164 family protein — protein MAKLLLNLRNVPEDEADDVRAMLREHALDFYETPPNRWGLTMGAIWLKDNDDHPRAKALLEAYQQERARQARADYEQRRREGSQETFTSLFLRDPVKHVLYLCIVLAILYFSITPFLGLIG, from the coding sequence ATGGCGAAACTCCTGCTGAACCTGCGTAACGTCCCCGAGGACGAAGCCGACGACGTCCGCGCCATGCTGCGCGAACACGCACTGGACTTCTACGAGACGCCACCGAACCGGTGGGGGCTCACCATGGGGGCAATCTGGCTGAAGGATAACGACGATCACCCGCGCGCCAAGGCGTTGCTGGAAGCCTACCAGCAGGAGCGTGCCCGGCAGGCGCGGGCTGATTACGAACAGCGACGGCGGGAAGGCTCCCAGGAGACGTTCACGAGCCTGTTCCTGCGCGACCCGGTCAAGCACGTCCTCTACCTGTGCATCGTACTTGCGATCCTGTACTTCTCGATCACACCGTTCCTTGGACTCATTGGCTGA
- a CDS encoding phasin family protein — protein MSNETVAQMQKQFDSIFGAPVRTYASLVVDHVEQVAKVQSDAAKAYADTAFKQVRTALDVKDPSDVRAYVENQQKVAQQLGERVKGDTEKVVSLNQAFVEKAQKVAQDSATTASAAVSKAK, from the coding sequence ATGAGTAATGAGACCGTTGCCCAGATGCAGAAGCAGTTCGACAGTATTTTCGGCGCGCCGGTGCGCACCTATGCGAGCCTCGTGGTGGATCACGTCGAACAGGTGGCCAAGGTGCAGTCCGACGCGGCCAAGGCCTACGCCGATACGGCGTTCAAACAGGTTCGCACGGCGCTGGACGTCAAGGACCCCTCCGATGTGCGCGCGTACGTGGAGAACCAGCAGAAGGTTGCCCAGCAGCTGGGCGAGCGTGTGAAGGGTGACACCGAGAAGGTGGTTTCCCTGAACCAGGCCTTCGTGGAGAAGGCGCAGAAGGTGGCTCAGGACAGCGCCACGACCGCGTCCGCAGCGGTGAGCAAGGCCAAGTAA
- a CDS encoding alpha/beta hydrolase: MQWVWRWLRQFCTTGLLLGTLFFAFSLTPSLIPRPSVIQGVISGVSFTAGYGLGVMARWLWNYLELPVPSVRLDRMARIGAAVVCGLFAIGFLWQASEWQNTVRALMDSEPAGGVQPFTVAAIATVVFVVLVLLARLFLLTFQVLSRRMERYVPRRVSLVVGVTAALALFWSVVDGVIFTLALRAADNSYQQLDVLMQDDVEQPDDPVSTGGPESLVTWEDLGGRGRRFVTSGPTGDDIGDFLGEAAPDPIRVYVGLNAAETPEERADLALQELLRVDAFDRSVLLLATPTGRGWVDSAAQNPVEYILQGDVATVTAQYSYLPSPLSLMVEGEYGQETARALFNRVYGYWSDLPEDDRPDLYLHGLSLGALNSDRSFDVYDIIDDPFDGALWSGPPFRSETWRTVTAGRDAGSPAWLPRFRDGSVVRFMNQDGGLDDFDTDWGQFRIAILQYASDPVTFFDPMSFYSEPDWMREPRGPDVSDDLRWFPVVTMLQLLADMAAGRAPTGYGHEYAEAHYIDAWVALTEPDNWSDEDSERLKALFDERE, translated from the coding sequence ATGCAGTGGGTTTGGCGGTGGTTGCGTCAGTTCTGTACCACGGGACTGCTACTTGGAACACTGTTCTTCGCGTTCTCGCTCACCCCCAGCCTGATTCCGCGGCCCTCCGTCATCCAGGGCGTCATCTCCGGGGTCTCGTTCACCGCGGGCTACGGCCTGGGCGTGATGGCGCGCTGGTTATGGAATTACCTGGAGCTGCCGGTTCCCAGCGTTCGCCTCGATCGCATGGCCCGTATCGGCGCCGCGGTGGTCTGCGGGCTGTTCGCCATCGGGTTTCTCTGGCAGGCGTCCGAGTGGCAGAACACCGTGCGCGCACTGATGGACAGCGAGCCCGCCGGTGGCGTGCAGCCCTTTACCGTTGCCGCCATCGCCACGGTGGTGTTCGTGGTGCTGGTGCTGCTCGCCCGGCTGTTCCTGCTGACGTTCCAGGTGCTGTCCCGCCGGATGGAGCGCTACGTGCCCCGGCGCGTGTCCCTCGTCGTGGGGGTGACCGCTGCCCTGGCGCTATTCTGGTCGGTAGTGGATGGCGTGATCTTCACCCTGGCCCTGCGTGCCGCGGATAACTCCTACCAGCAGCTCGACGTCCTCATGCAGGACGATGTGGAGCAGCCCGATGACCCGGTCAGCACCGGCGGCCCCGAGTCCCTGGTGACCTGGGAGGACCTCGGTGGCCGCGGGCGCCGCTTCGTTACCTCGGGGCCAACCGGTGACGACATCGGTGACTTTCTCGGTGAAGCGGCGCCGGACCCGATCCGCGTGTACGTCGGCCTCAATGCGGCCGAGACGCCGGAGGAACGCGCCGACCTGGCACTGCAGGAGCTGCTCCGCGTGGACGCCTTTGACCGCTCGGTGCTGCTGCTGGCCACGCCCACGGGGCGCGGGTGGGTCGACAGCGCCGCGCAGAACCCGGTGGAGTACATCCTCCAGGGCGATGTGGCGACGGTGACGGCGCAGTACTCCTACCTGCCCAGCCCGCTGTCGCTGATGGTGGAGGGGGAGTACGGGCAGGAGACGGCGAGGGCGCTGTTCAACAGGGTCTACGGCTACTGGAGCGATCTTCCCGAGGACGACCGGCCCGATCTCTATCTCCACGGCCTGAGCCTGGGGGCATTGAACTCCGACCGCTCTTTCGACGTCTATGACATCATCGACGATCCCTTCGACGGCGCCCTGTGGAGCGGTCCGCCGTTCCGCAGCGAGACGTGGCGGACGGTGACCGCCGGCCGGGATGCCGGCTCCCCGGCCTGGCTGCCCCGGTTCCGGGACGGTTCCGTGGTGCGCTTCATGAATCAGGATGGCGGGCTCGATGATTTCGACACGGACTGGGGGCAGTTCCGTATCGCCATACTCCAGTACGCCAGCGACCCGGTGACGTTCTTCGACCCCATGTCGTTCTACAGCGAGCCGGACTGGATGCGTGAGCCGCGCGGGCCGGACGTCTCCGATGATCTGCGCTGGTTCCCGGTGGTCACCATGCTGCAGCTTCTTGCAGACATGGCCGCCGGGCGTGCGCCCACCGGCTACGGCCACGAGTACGCCGAGGCCCATTATATCGACGCGTGGGTTGCACTGACGGAGCCCGACAACTGGAGCGACGAGGACTCGGAGCGCCTGAAGGCGCTGTTCGACGAGCGGGAGTGA
- a CDS encoding alpha/beta hydrolase: protein MTWILLIIVAVIVAAWIWLDRRVGPRPAVQPFDGDAFSIGAARVYRRGPADADGAVIAVHGFCENPGYFKALYVDPQLELILVGNADYHPVPSATDHGAPPWASVPESPPGTIGYEAEVVIQAAEHLARAPLVRVHGHSRGGAVLVEAARRRPDLFANAQAVLEAPVLPQARQPRELPAPVLLFLPLLLPLWRRQPINPRNKRLWGDLSDAGKRDVIRALPFNPRRAVTMRRNLGDIATWVRKRSTEDLQHLPDRLVLVPEHDRILDPAAMRRSAEAGGARVAAVAGSSHFVALDVPEAIPPVRVPGPGEQAPERHEQGA, encoded by the coding sequence ATGACCTGGATACTGCTGATCATCGTGGCGGTGATCGTTGCCGCATGGATCTGGCTGGACCGGCGTGTCGGGCCGCGCCCCGCGGTGCAGCCGTTCGACGGCGACGCCTTCAGTATCGGAGCGGCCAGAGTCTATCGCCGTGGCCCGGCAGACGCCGACGGGGCGGTGATTGCCGTGCATGGATTCTGCGAGAACCCGGGGTATTTCAAGGCTCTCTACGTCGACCCGCAACTGGAACTGATTCTCGTCGGCAACGCCGATTACCACCCCGTGCCGTCGGCGACCGACCATGGTGCGCCGCCGTGGGCGAGCGTGCCGGAATCGCCACCGGGGACCATCGGGTACGAGGCGGAGGTGGTGATTCAGGCGGCCGAGCATCTGGCCAGGGCACCACTGGTACGGGTTCACGGGCACTCCCGTGGTGGCGCCGTGCTGGTGGAGGCGGCGCGCCGCCGCCCGGACCTGTTTGCGAATGCGCAGGCCGTGCTGGAAGCGCCGGTGCTGCCCCAGGCGCGGCAGCCCCGGGAGCTCCCGGCTCCCGTGCTGCTGTTTCTGCCATTGCTGTTGCCGTTGTGGCGACGCCAGCCCATCAACCCGCGTAACAAGCGGCTCTGGGGGGATCTGTCGGATGCCGGGAAACGGGATGTGATCCGGGCGTTACCCTTCAATCCCCGTCGCGCGGTAACCATGCGGCGGAACCTGGGGGATATCGCCACGTGGGTGCGCAAACGGTCCACCGAGGATCTGCAGCACCTCCCGGACCGGCTGGTGCTGGTTCCGGAGCACGATCGCATTCTCGACCCTGCCGCCATGCGCCGTAGTGCCGAGGCCGGGGGCGCGCGTGTCGCGGCGGTTGCCGGCTCCAGCCATTTCGTTGCCCTGGATGTGCCGGAGGCCATACCGCCGGTCCGTGTTCCCGGTCCCGGCGAGCAGGCCCCGGAAAGGCATGAGCAAGGAGCTTGA
- a CDS encoding sensor domain-containing protein, with amino-acid sequence MVEFVETHTGLIYQLQGLAFIALGVVALILPRRGGALRLARTLWLLAAFALLHGLAVFIGWEISREPAPWLLWVSAVVLPASYLALLEFGRRTLNHLPNAVGVPTAAVYLPVTLVALAIVLAAGTAPEVLFAASRFGIGLPAALLAAVALWAASLAPPVHSATTPYAPWLRLAAVAMACYGLMIPVLSAPVPGLPGWLPTQDAFLAQTGVPIRAGRAVATVTLAAALIGIVRQASAESSEDLDRLLGTISGFIYRCENRPDWPVSYLAGNIREMTGYDASDFLDGEDVVLDDLVHPDDKERAWQTVQEAVAERREYGVEYRCVLGAGQGRWFYDRGRGIYDEQGNLRFLEGHTIDVTPLRQTRTRLERFRATLDRTLDAVFIFEAESLRFTYVNEGAERQTGYSRDELLARRPYDLTMHYPESRYRSELIAPLLSGEKEIVRFETEHLTRTGGRVPVEVLLQYVSPDDGDARFVAIAHDISERLEAERILKEANDRLEQAEQHARLGHWEVDLRTGGSYWSREMYRLMGFDETAPVPSLERFLEHVHPEDRDAVRQVWTTMPAEGFPVGEVFRTSPEVGPVRYLSPTYRLMADSSGLPDRFSGTVQDVTGQHRMMEELRQSERQQTQLRQVAQREQGRMAALLSGMSIGILFEDRAGLVEYVNPAFKRIWSIDVELDLVGRPTTEVLEHSTHRFSRPDHASRHVLQVLDTHEISERFELDLYDGRILTQVSYPVSDTEGRLIGRLWIYEDVTHERQTAQQLVYLAEHDPLTGLHNRHRFQEHLDRMLKTARRLESRFALMYFDLDDFKHINDNFGHRAGDTVLVRAAGEVSSLVRGGEVFARLGGDEFAILSEISSDDEPAHLAKRILHAITAIPLRFRGSNLRLTASLGIAVFPAHGTEAEDLVAHADAAMYQAKNQGKNTWAVYDPQRSDTEAMLERMSWSQRIAQALDHGRFELHFQGVYHAGDRSLSHLEALVRMQDETGHGDLLMPGQFIPLAEKTGQIMEIDRWVVQQGVETLRQYPTVPALAVNVSGRSIDEPGLPHFIRALLEQHGVEPGRLIIEITETAAVAEMQNAQRFIEQMHQAGCIVCLDDFGSGFSTFAYLKYLAVRVLKIDGMFVQDLPNNPDNQAFVRAMIDVAQGLGKRTVAEFVENEDTLQMLRAIGVDLVQGYHLDSPVADHPSLSSGGAASSGTWDDRSES; translated from the coding sequence TTGGTTGAGTTTGTGGAAACCCATACCGGGTTGATCTATCAGTTGCAGGGGCTTGCGTTCATCGCCCTCGGTGTTGTCGCATTGATTCTCCCCCGGCGCGGGGGCGCGCTCCGCTTGGCCCGGACTCTCTGGCTCCTGGCGGCGTTCGCTCTCCTGCACGGGCTGGCGGTGTTCATCGGCTGGGAGATATCCCGGGAGCCGGCCCCATGGTTGCTGTGGGTCTCCGCGGTCGTCCTGCCGGCATCCTACCTGGCGTTGCTGGAGTTCGGCCGGCGCACGCTCAATCACCTGCCCAATGCCGTCGGGGTGCCGACTGCCGCCGTCTATCTGCCGGTGACACTGGTCGCGCTGGCCATCGTGCTGGCGGCAGGCACCGCTCCCGAGGTGTTGTTTGCCGCCTCCCGGTTCGGCATCGGGCTCCCGGCGGCGCTACTGGCGGCCGTGGCGCTCTGGGCCGCAAGCCTGGCGCCTCCGGTCCACTCGGCGACTACCCCTTATGCACCGTGGCTGCGTCTCGCGGCCGTGGCCATGGCCTGTTACGGGTTGATGATCCCGGTACTCAGTGCGCCGGTGCCCGGCCTCCCGGGGTGGTTGCCGACGCAGGACGCGTTCCTGGCGCAGACCGGTGTGCCCATTCGTGCTGGCCGGGCGGTGGCCACCGTGACCCTGGCGGCGGCGCTTATCGGCATCGTGCGTCAGGCCAGCGCCGAGAGTAGCGAGGACCTCGACCGTCTGCTCGGCACCATCAGCGGTTTCATCTATCGCTGCGAGAATCGCCCGGACTGGCCGGTCAGCTACCTCGCCGGGAACATCAGGGAGATGACGGGTTACGACGCCTCGGACTTCCTGGACGGGGAGGACGTGGTACTTGATGATCTCGTTCATCCCGACGACAAGGAGCGGGCGTGGCAGACCGTTCAGGAGGCGGTGGCGGAGCGGCGGGAATACGGTGTCGAGTACCGCTGTGTGCTCGGGGCCGGGCAGGGCCGCTGGTTCTACGATCGCGGCAGGGGCATCTACGACGAGCAGGGTAATCTGCGGTTTCTTGAGGGGCATACCATTGACGTGACCCCGCTGCGCCAGACCAGGACGCGGCTGGAGCGGTTCCGGGCCACGCTGGACCGCACCCTGGATGCGGTCTTCATCTTCGAGGCGGAGTCCCTGCGCTTTACCTACGTGAACGAGGGCGCGGAGCGGCAGACCGGTTATTCCCGGGATGAACTGCTGGCGCGGCGCCCGTATGACCTGACCATGCACTATCCGGAGTCCCGCTACCGCAGTGAACTGATTGCGCCGCTGCTGTCCGGGGAGAAGGAGATCGTCCGGTTCGAAACCGAGCATCTCACCCGCACTGGCGGCCGCGTTCCGGTGGAGGTATTGCTGCAGTACGTCTCGCCCGATGATGGTGACGCCCGGTTCGTGGCCATTGCCCATGACATCTCGGAGCGCCTGGAGGCGGAGCGCATCCTCAAGGAAGCCAACGATCGGCTCGAGCAGGCGGAACAGCATGCCCGCCTGGGGCACTGGGAAGTGGATCTGCGCACCGGCGGCAGCTACTGGTCCCGGGAAATGTACCGGTTGATGGGCTTTGACGAGACCGCGCCCGTGCCATCGCTCGAGCGCTTCCTCGAGCATGTCCACCCGGAGGATCGTGACGCCGTTCGCCAGGTCTGGACCACCATGCCCGCGGAGGGGTTTCCCGTCGGCGAGGTGTTCCGGACCAGCCCGGAGGTGGGGCCGGTGCGCTACCTCTCGCCCACCTACCGTCTGATGGCCGACAGCTCCGGGTTGCCCGACCGGTTCTCCGGAACCGTGCAGGACGTGACGGGACAGCACCGGATGATGGAGGAGCTGCGGCAGTCCGAGCGCCAGCAGACCCAGCTCCGGCAGGTGGCCCAGCGGGAGCAGGGGCGCATGGCGGCTCTGCTGTCGGGCATGAGCATCGGCATCCTGTTCGAGGACCGGGCGGGGCTGGTGGAGTACGTGAACCCGGCCTTCAAGCGGATCTGGTCCATCGACGTGGAGCTGGATCTCGTGGGGCGGCCCACCACCGAGGTGCTCGAGCACTCCACCCATCGGTTCTCGCGTCCGGATCATGCCTCAAGGCACGTGTTGCAGGTGCTGGATACCCACGAGATCAGCGAGCGCTTCGAACTGGATCTCTATGATGGACGGATTCTCACCCAGGTTTCATACCCGGTCTCCGACACCGAGGGACGCCTGATCGGGCGGCTGTGGATTTACGAAGACGTCACCCACGAGCGCCAGACCGCCCAGCAGCTCGTCTACCTGGCGGAGCACGACCCGCTGACCGGGCTCCATAACCGGCATCGCTTCCAGGAGCACCTGGATCGCATGCTCAAGACGGCGCGGCGCCTGGAATCCCGGTTCGCCCTGATGTACTTCGATCTGGACGACTTCAAGCACATCAACGACAACTTCGGCCACCGCGCCGGTGATACCGTGCTGGTGCGTGCGGCCGGAGAGGTGTCCAGCCTGGTGCGCGGCGGCGAGGTGTTCGCGCGGCTCGGCGGTGACGAGTTCGCCATTCTCTCCGAGATCTCCAGCGACGATGAGCCGGCCCACCTGGCGAAGCGGATCCTGCACGCGATCACGGCCATCCCCCTGCGTTTCCGGGGCAGCAACCTGCGGCTGACCGCCAGTCTGGGCATCGCCGTCTTCCCGGCCCATGGCACGGAGGCCGAAGACCTGGTCGCGCACGCGGACGCCGCAATGTATCAGGCCAAGAACCAGGGCAAGAACACCTGGGCGGTGTATGATCCGCAGCGCAGCGATACCGAGGCCATGCTGGAGCGCATGTCGTGGAGCCAGCGGATCGCCCAGGCGCTGGACCACGGGCGTTTCGAGCTTCATTTCCAGGGGGTCTACCACGCCGGGGACCGCAGCCTGAGCCACCTGGAAGCGCTTGTAAGGATGCAGGACGAAACCGGCCACGGGGATCTCCTGATGCCGGGGCAGTTCATTCCACTGGCGGAGAAGACCGGCCAGATCATGGAGATCGATCGCTGGGTGGTGCAGCAGGGTGTGGAGACCCTGCGGCAGTATCCGACGGTGCCGGCGCTGGCGGTCAACGTGTCCGGGCGGAGTATCGACGAGCCGGGGTTGCCCCACTTCATCAGAGCGCTGCTGGAGCAGCATGGTGTCGAGCCCGGCCGGCTCATCATCGAGATTACCGAGACCGCGGCGGTCGCAGAGATGCAGAACGCCCAGCGCTTCATCGAGCAGATGCACCAGGCCGGCTGCATCGTGTGCCTCGACGATTTCGGCTCGGGCTTCTCCACGTTCGCCTATCTCAAGTATCTGGCCGTGCGGGTGCTCAAGATCGACGGCATGTTCGTGCAGGATCTGCCCAACAACCCGGATAATCAGGCCTTCGTGCGCGCCATGATCGACGTCGCCCAGGGCCTGGGCAAGCGCACGGTCGCCGAGTTCGTGGAGAACGAGGATACCCTGCAGATGCTGCGCGCCATCGGCGTGGATCTGGTACAGGGCTATCACCTGGATTCCCCGGTCGCGGACCATCCCAGCCTGTCGTCAGGTGGTGCCGCATCTTCCGGGACGTGGGACGACCGCAGCGAATCCTAG